A region of Pseudomonas sp. Marseille-Q3773 DNA encodes the following proteins:
- the tig gene encoding trigger factor translates to MQVSVENTSALERRMTIAVPAERVENEVNKRLQQTAKRAKVAGFRPGKVPMSVIRQRFEADARQEAFGDLVQASFYEAIVEQKLNPAGAPAVEPKSFEKGKDLEFVAIFEVFPEFTVAGLESISVERLSAEVADADLDNMLEVLRKQNTRFEAVERAAQKDDQVNIDFVGKVDGEVFAGGSAKGTQLVLGSGRMIPGFEDGLVGAKAGEERVVNVTFPEDYQNLDLAGKAAEFTITVNSVAAPVLPELNEEFFAQFGIKETTLEGFRAEVRKNMERELRQAIKAKVKNQVMDGLLAANPIEVPKALLENEVNRLRVQAVQQFGGNIKPEQLPAELFEEQAKRRVVLGLIVAEVVKQFELKPDEGKVREMIEEMASAYQEPEQVIAWYYKNDQQLNEVRSVVLEEQVVDTVLQKATVTDKSVSYEDAVKPAQAPAAAE, encoded by the coding sequence ATGCAAGTTTCTGTTGAAAACACTTCCGCTCTCGAGCGCCGCATGACCATCGCCGTTCCGGCCGAGCGCGTCGAGAACGAAGTCAACAAGCGTCTGCAACAGACTGCCAAGCGCGCCAAGGTTGCAGGCTTCCGCCCAGGCAAGGTGCCGATGAGCGTGATCCGTCAGCGCTTCGAGGCCGATGCCCGCCAAGAGGCTTTCGGTGACCTGGTCCAGGCTTCCTTCTACGAGGCCATCGTCGAACAGAAGCTGAACCCGGCTGGCGCCCCTGCGGTAGAGCCGAAGTCCTTCGAGAAGGGCAAGGACCTGGAATTCGTCGCCATCTTCGAAGTGTTCCCTGAATTCACCGTTGCCGGCCTCGAGTCGATCAGCGTCGAGCGCCTGAGCGCCGAAGTGGCTGACGCCGACCTGGACAACATGCTGGAAGTGCTGCGCAAGCAGAACACCCGTTTCGAGGCCGTCGAGCGCGCTGCCCAGAAAGACGACCAGGTCAACATCGACTTCGTCGGCAAGGTCGACGGTGAAGTGTTCGCTGGCGGTTCGGCCAAGGGCACCCAGCTGGTACTGGGCTCCGGCCGCATGATCCCTGGCTTCGAAGACGGCCTGGTTGGCGCCAAGGCGGGTGAAGAGCGCGTTGTCAACGTGACCTTCCCTGAGGACTACCAGAACCTGGACCTGGCTGGCAAGGCCGCCGAGTTCACCATCACCGTCAACAGCGTTGCTGCCCCGGTGCTGCCAGAGCTGAACGAAGAATTCTTCGCCCAGTTCGGCATCAAGGAAACCACCCTGGAAGGCTTCCGCGCCGAAGTGCGCAAGAACATGGAGCGTGAACTGCGCCAGGCCATCAAGGCCAAGGTGAAGAACCAGGTCATGGACGGTCTGCTGGCCGCCAACCCGATCGAAGTGCCGAAAGCCCTGCTGGAAAACGAAGTCAACCGTCTGCGCGTCCAGGCTGTTCAGCAATTCGGTGGCAACATCAAGCCTGAGCAACTGCCGGCCGAGCTGTTCGAAGAGCAAGCCAAGCGTCGCGTGGTCCTGGGCCTGATCGTTGCCGAAGTGGTCAAGCAGTTCGAACTGAAGCCGGACGAAGGCAAGGTTCGCGAAATGATCGAGGAAATGGCTTCGGCCTACCAGGAGCCTGAGCAGGTCATCGCCTGGTACTACAAGAACGACCAGCAACTGAACGAAGTCCGTTCGGTTGTGCTGGAAGAGCAAGTTGTAGATACTGTTCTGCAGAAAGCGACTGTGACCGACAAGTCGGTCTCGTACGAAGATGCCGTTAAGCCAGCACAGGCTCCTGCCGCCGCTGAGTAA
- a CDS encoding DUF6388 family protein, which translates to MIAKEARQALALQRFAEANPQLLEEIRELDAREQAQQIEWAFEDAAEEQGIQPWELALQLIAETPEQLQAMRLETHREVAEALGMEWEEYCQFNEIDPE; encoded by the coding sequence ATGATCGCAAAAGAAGCCCGTCAGGCACTGGCGCTGCAGCGTTTTGCCGAGGCCAACCCGCAACTGCTCGAAGAGATCCGCGAGCTGGATGCGCGCGAGCAGGCCCAGCAGATCGAATGGGCCTTCGAAGATGCAGCCGAGGAGCAGGGCATCCAGCCCTGGGAGCTGGCCCTGCAACTGATCGCCGAAACCCCGGAGCAGCTGCAGGCCATGCGCCTGGAGACGCACCGCGAGGTGGCTGAAGCGCTGGGGATGGAATGGGAAGAGTACTGCCAGTTCAACGAGATCGATCCTGAATAA
- a CDS encoding sugar ABC transporter permease: protein MNKVPNNKAWWLVLPVFLLVAFSAVVPMMTVVNYSVQDIFDQSNRYFVGADWYRQVLRDPALHDALLRQFLYSACVLLIEIPLGIAIALTMPTKGRMASVCLIVMAIPLLIPWNVVGTIWQIFGRADIGLLGATLARLGVSYNYAGDPFDAWLTVLVMDVWHWTSLVALLCYSGLRAIPDVYYQAARIDRASGWAVFRHIQLPKLKNVLLIAVMLRFMDSFMIYTEPFVLTGGGPGNATTFLSQTLTRMAVGQFDLGPAAAFSLVYFLIILLVSWLFYTAMTHADKD, encoded by the coding sequence ATGAACAAGGTGCCCAACAACAAGGCCTGGTGGCTGGTGCTGCCGGTGTTCCTGCTGGTGGCATTCAGTGCCGTGGTGCCGATGATGACCGTGGTCAACTACTCGGTGCAGGACATTTTCGACCAGTCCAACCGTTACTTCGTCGGCGCCGACTGGTACCGCCAGGTACTGCGCGACCCGGCGCTGCATGACGCGCTGCTGCGCCAGTTCCTCTATTCCGCCTGCGTGCTGCTGATCGAGATCCCGCTGGGCATCGCCATTGCCCTGACCATGCCGACCAAGGGGCGCATGGCGTCGGTGTGCCTGATCGTCATGGCGATCCCGTTGCTGATCCCGTGGAACGTGGTCGGCACCATCTGGCAGATCTTCGGCCGTGCCGACATCGGCCTGCTTGGCGCCACCCTGGCCAGGCTGGGGGTCAGCTACAACTACGCCGGCGACCCGTTCGACGCCTGGCTCACCGTGCTGGTGATGGACGTCTGGCACTGGACCTCGCTGGTCGCGCTGCTGTGCTATTCAGGCCTGCGCGCCATCCCCGACGTGTATTACCAGGCCGCGCGCATCGACCGCGCCTCGGGCTGGGCGGTGTTCCGCCATATCCAGTTGCCGAAGCTGAAGAACGTGTTGCTGATCGCGGTGATGCTGCGCTTCATGGACAGTTTCATGATCTACACCGAGCCCTTCGTGCTGACCGGTGGCGGGCCCGGCAATGCGACCACCTTCCTCAGCCAGACCCTCACGCGCATGGCCGTGGGCCAGTTCGACCTGGGCCCTGCGGCGGCGTTTTCGCTGGTGTACTTCCTGATCATCCTGCTGGTGTCGTGGCTGTTCTACACAGCCATGACCCATGCCGACAAGGACTAG
- a CDS encoding ABC transporter substrate-binding protein gives MFDNKYNRRHLTLAALLVLASVQGTAWADQYEDAAKKWIGSEFKPSTLTPEQQLAELKWFIKAAEPFRGMKINVVSETITTHEYESKVLAKAFSEITGIQLTHDLLQEGDVVEKLQTQMQSDKNIYDGWVNDSDLIGTHFRYGKVESITDLMANEGKNYTSPTLDLKDFIGISFTTAPDGKIYQLPDQQFANLYWFRADWFERPDLKARFKEKYGYELGVPVNWSAYEDIARFFTEDVKEIDGKRVYGHMDYGKKDPSLGWRFTDAWFSMAGGGDKGLPNGLPVDEWGIRVEDCHPVGSSVTRGGDTNGPAAVYATQKYVDWMRAYAPKEAQGMTFSEAGPVPAQGNIAQQIFWYTAFTADMTKPGLPVVNADGTPKWRMAPSPKGPYWEEGMKLGYQDTGSWTFFKSTPEKQRLAAWLYAQFVTSKTVSLKKTIVGLTPIRESDINSQAMTDLAPKLGGLVEFYRSPARVQWTPTGTNVPDYPRLAQLWWSHIAEVASGEKTPQEALDGLARDQDRMMERLQRSNAQATCAPKLNPEKDAQYWFDQPGAPKPKLANEKPKGETVSYTELLKSWEAARK, from the coding sequence ATGTTCGACAACAAGTACAACAGGCGACATTTGACCCTGGCCGCATTGCTGGTGCTGGCCAGCGTGCAGGGCACAGCCTGGGCCGACCAGTACGAGGACGCGGCGAAGAAATGGATCGGCAGCGAGTTCAAGCCGTCGACCCTTACCCCTGAACAGCAACTGGCCGAACTCAAGTGGTTCATCAAGGCAGCCGAGCCGTTCCGTGGGATGAAGATCAATGTCGTGTCCGAAACCATCACTACCCATGAGTACGAGTCCAAGGTGCTGGCCAAGGCCTTCAGTGAAATCACCGGTATCCAGCTGACCCACGACCTGCTGCAGGAAGGCGACGTGGTGGAAAAGCTGCAGACACAGATGCAGTCGGACAAGAACATCTATGACGGCTGGGTCAACGATTCCGACCTGATCGGTACGCACTTTCGCTATGGCAAGGTGGAATCGATCACCGACCTGATGGCCAACGAGGGCAAGAACTACACCTCGCCGACCCTCGACCTGAAGGACTTCATCGGCATTTCCTTCACCACCGCGCCCGATGGCAAGATCTACCAGTTGCCCGACCAGCAGTTCGCCAACCTGTACTGGTTCCGTGCCGACTGGTTCGAACGGCCCGACCTGAAGGCCAGGTTCAAGGAAAAGTACGGTTACGAGCTGGGCGTGCCGGTGAACTGGTCGGCCTACGAGGACATTGCCCGGTTCTTCACCGAAGACGTCAAGGAAATCGACGGCAAGCGCGTCTATGGCCACATGGACTATGGCAAGAAAGACCCGTCGCTGGGCTGGCGCTTCACCGACGCCTGGTTCTCCATGGCCGGTGGCGGCGACAAGGGCCTGCCCAACGGCCTGCCGGTGGACGAATGGGGCATCCGCGTGGAGGATTGCCACCCGGTGGGCTCCAGCGTGACCCGCGGCGGCGACACCAACGGCCCGGCTGCGGTCTATGCCACGCAGAAGTACGTGGACTGGATGCGTGCCTATGCGCCCAAGGAAGCCCAAGGCATGACCTTCTCCGAAGCGGGCCCGGTGCCCGCCCAGGGCAACATCGCCCAGCAAATCTTCTGGTACACCGCGTTCACTGCCGACATGACCAAGCCCGGCCTGCCGGTGGTCAACGCCGATGGCACGCCGAAATGGCGCATGGCGCCCTCGCCGAAGGGGCCGTACTGGGAGGAGGGGATGAAGCTGGGCTATCAGGACACGGGCTCGTGGACGTTCTTCAAGTCCACCCCCGAGAAGCAACGCCTGGCCGCTTGGCTCTACGCCCAGTTCGTCACGTCCAAGACCGTGTCGCTGAAAAAGACCATTGTGGGCCTCACGCCGATCCGCGAGTCGGATATCAACTCCCAGGCCATGACCGATCTGGCGCCCAAGCTGGGCGGGCTGGTGGAGTTCTACCGCAGCCCGGCGCGAGTACAGTGGACACCGACCGGTACCAACGTGCCGGACTATCCGCGGTTGGCGCAGCTGTGGTGGAGCCACATCGCCGAGGTGGCCAGCGGCGAGAAGACCCCGCAGGAAGCGCTGGACGGCCTGGCCCGCGACCAGGACCGGATGATGGAACGCTTGCAGCGTTCCAACGCACAGGCGACCTGCGCGCCGAAGCTCAACCCGGAGAAGGATGCCCAGTACTGGTTCGACCAGCCCGGAGCGCCGAAACCGAAACTGGCCAACGAAAAGCCCAAGGGCGAGACGGTCAGCTACACCGAACTGCTCAAGTCGTGGGAGGCGGCCAGGAAGTGA
- a CDS encoding ABC transporter ATP-binding protein: protein MAEIRLRQLAHSYSRQPASEADYALHALEHVWEQGGAYALLGPSGCGKSTLLNIISGLLTPSHGEVLFDGKPVNQLPPQARNIAQVFQFPVVYDTLSVYDNLAFPLRNQGLDEARVRARVEEIAEVLDLTGVLRKKARNLSADEKQKVSMGRGLVRDDVSAILFDEPLTVIDPHLKWKLRRKLKQIHEQFNITMIYVTHDQLEASTFADKIAVMHGGRIVQFGTPRELFERPRHTFVGYFIGSPGMNLIEVRAEADGVGFGDIHLPLPDGLRERLAATAGGCLQVGIRPEFVQLWDTPFDDAYPARVLDVEDLGTYRIVTLELGGVTLKARQGEDRPVPVAQAWVSLPAQWLMLYLDDVLLEVAP, encoded by the coding sequence ATGGCCGAAATCCGTCTGCGCCAACTGGCGCACAGCTACAGCCGCCAGCCCGCCAGCGAGGCGGACTATGCCCTGCACGCACTGGAACATGTGTGGGAGCAGGGCGGTGCATATGCCTTGCTGGGGCCGTCGGGCTGTGGCAAGTCGACCTTGCTCAATATTATTTCCGGGCTGTTGACGCCGTCCCATGGCGAGGTGCTGTTCGATGGCAAGCCGGTCAACCAGTTGCCGCCGCAGGCGCGCAACATCGCCCAGGTGTTCCAGTTTCCGGTGGTGTACGACACCCTGTCGGTGTACGACAACCTGGCGTTTCCCTTGCGCAACCAGGGCCTCGACGAAGCTCGCGTGCGCGCCCGGGTGGAGGAGATTGCCGAGGTGCTCGACCTGACCGGCGTGTTGCGCAAGAAGGCGCGCAACCTCAGCGCTGACGAAAAGCAGAAAGTGTCCATGGGCCGTGGCCTGGTGCGTGATGACGTGTCAGCGATCCTGTTCGACGAGCCGTTGACGGTGATCGACCCGCACCTGAAGTGGAAACTGCGGCGCAAGCTCAAGCAGATCCACGAGCAGTTCAACATCACCATGATCTACGTCACCCACGACCAGCTGGAGGCTTCGACCTTCGCCGACAAGATTGCGGTGATGCACGGCGGGCGCATCGTCCAGTTCGGCACACCGCGCGAACTGTTCGAGCGGCCGCGGCACACCTTCGTCGGCTATTTCATCGGCAGCCCCGGAATGAACCTGATCGAGGTGCGTGCCGAGGCGGACGGGGTGGGTTTCGGCGATATCCACCTGCCACTGCCGGATGGCTTGCGTGAGCGTCTGGCGGCGACGGCAGGCGGGTGCTTGCAGGTCGGCATCCGTCCCGAATTCGTGCAGCTGTGGGACACCCCGTTCGATGATGCCTACCCGGCACGGGTGCTGGACGTCGAGGACCTGGGCACCTACCGCATCGTCACCCTCGAGCTGGGCGGCGTCACGCTCAAGGCACGCCAGGGCGAGGACCGCCCAGTGCCTGTGGCCCAGGCCTGGGTCAGCCTGCCGGCGCAGTGGCTGATGCTGTACCTCGACGATGTGCTGCTGGAGGTCGCGCCATGA
- a CDS encoding DUF2160 family membrane protein, whose translation MEWMAWTLPTALFFAAVGVLLLGMTLLELRRPCVERRGFLPLVTSRGDRLFIGLLASAYLHLLVVGVSEWPLWGASLLSLAWLLVVLRWG comes from the coding sequence ATGGAATGGATGGCCTGGACCTTGCCGACGGCGTTGTTCTTCGCCGCCGTGGGTGTACTGCTGCTGGGCATGACCTTGCTCGAGCTGCGCCGGCCTTGTGTGGAGCGACGCGGCTTTCTACCGCTGGTTACCAGCCGTGGCGACCGCTTGTTCATCGGCCTGCTGGCCAGCGCCTACCTGCATCTGCTGGTGGTCGGCGTCAGCGAGTGGCCATTGTGGGGGGCCTCGCTGCTGTCTCTGGCGTGGCTGCTGGTGGTACTGCGCTGGGGCTGA
- a CDS encoding sigma-54-dependent Fis family transcriptional regulator, whose product MAASTSTHAQLIQASWARCREHGLQPQHAPDFDCLTRAELSALLERRQALLRLTREAVLPHYAHLLGNASYLVMLADASGCVLDSWGSRRFIEPRQQHGFSAGAHWHERGVGTNALGTALVCAEAIHVGQDEHFLRQNRYMSSAAAPLFDAARQLVGVLDVASDGYLPASQTLGLVRMMSQSLENRLILAEHGDRHAQLMFNSASDNLDSPWAGLLVFDEQGQVLAANHRADSLLGGNPLGQNVEQLFQLPLPQLLSHPRQQPFALQATGRNRFHCQWQPAREATCRPTASSTDPRLDKALAQASLLLEKNIPVLVQGETGVGKEVFVDTLHRASSRAGQPLVAVNCAAIPAELVESELFGYDRGAFTGAHHKGNPGLIRKADHGILFLDEIGDMPLPTQARLLRVLQSRSIQPLGSGEPVAVDIRVVSASNRDLAEEVRAGRFRQDLYYRIAGLAVLLPPLRERSDRRQLIEQVHARYRDPGQPARLPPAILELFDQHPWPGNMRELVSVLQVVLALAGNGPVGLEHLPAGFLAEAQLPVPLVAAEADLQALVQQANGNLSAVARALGISRTTLYKRLRQL is encoded by the coding sequence ATGGCCGCATCCACTTCGACCCATGCCCAACTGATCCAGGCCTCCTGGGCCCGCTGCCGCGAGCACGGCCTGCAACCCCAGCACGCCCCGGATTTCGACTGCCTGACCCGCGCCGAGCTGAGCGCACTGCTGGAACGGCGCCAGGCGCTGCTGCGCCTGACGCGCGAGGCAGTATTGCCGCATTACGCACACCTGCTGGGCAATGCCAGCTATCTGGTGATGCTGGCCGATGCCAGCGGCTGCGTGCTCGACAGCTGGGGCTCGCGGCGCTTCATCGAACCGCGTCAGCAGCATGGTTTCAGCGCTGGCGCCCATTGGCACGAGCGTGGCGTCGGCACCAATGCCCTGGGCACCGCGCTGGTCTGCGCCGAGGCGATTCACGTGGGCCAGGACGAGCACTTCCTGCGGCAGAACCGCTACATGTCCAGCGCCGCTGCGCCACTGTTCGACGCGGCGCGGCAACTGGTCGGGGTGCTCGACGTGGCCAGCGACGGCTACCTGCCCGCCAGCCAGACGCTGGGCCTGGTACGCATGATGAGCCAGAGCCTGGAGAACCGCCTGATCCTTGCCGAACATGGCGACCGGCATGCCCAGCTGATGTTCAACAGCGCTTCCGACAACCTTGACAGCCCCTGGGCCGGCCTGCTGGTGTTCGATGAACAGGGCCAGGTGCTGGCGGCCAATCACCGGGCCGACAGCCTGCTCGGCGGCAACCCGCTAGGGCAGAACGTCGAGCAGTTGTTCCAGCTGCCGCTGCCGCAACTGCTCAGCCACCCCCGGCAACAGCCCTTCGCCTTGCAGGCCACCGGGCGCAACCGCTTTCATTGCCAGTGGCAGCCTGCCCGGGAGGCCACCTGCCGCCCTACCGCCAGCAGCACCGACCCGCGCCTGGACAAGGCCCTGGCACAGGCCAGCCTGCTGCTGGAGAAGAACATCCCGGTGCTGGTGCAGGGGGAGACTGGCGTCGGCAAGGAAGTGTTCGTCGACACCTTGCACCGCGCCAGCAGCCGCGCCGGCCAGCCGCTGGTCGCGGTGAACTGCGCGGCAATCCCCGCCGAGCTGGTGGAGTCGGAGCTGTTCGGCTACGACAGAGGCGCGTTCACCGGTGCCCACCACAAGGGCAACCCGGGGCTGATCCGCAAGGCTGACCACGGCATCCTGTTCCTTGATGAAATCGGCGACATGCCACTGCCGACCCAGGCCCGCCTGCTGCGCGTCCTGCAGTCACGCAGCATCCAGCCACTGGGCAGCGGCGAGCCGGTAGCGGTGGATATCCGCGTGGTGTCAGCGAGCAATCGTGACCTGGCCGAAGAGGTGCGTGCCGGGCGCTTTCGCCAGGACCTGTACTACCGCATCGCCGGGCTGGCAGTGCTGTTGCCGCCGCTGCGCGAACGCAGCGACCGGCGCCAGCTGATCGAGCAGGTGCATGCCCGCTACCGCGACCCCGGCCAACCTGCACGGCTGCCGCCAGCCATTCTCGAGCTGTTCGACCAGCACCCTTGGCCGGGCAATATGCGTGAACTGGTGAGCGTGCTGCAGGTGGTGCTGGCCTTGGCCGGCAACGGCCCGGTCGGGCTGGAACACTTGCCTGCGGGTTTCCTGGCCGAGGCGCAGTTGCCTGTACCGTTGGTGGCCGCAGAGGCAGACCTGCAAGCGCTGGTGCAGCAAGCCAATGGCAACCTGTCGGCGGTGGCACGTGCGCTGGGGATCAGCCGCACCACGCTGTACAAGCGCCTGCGGCAATTGTAG
- a CDS encoding carbohydrate ABC transporter permease encodes MSTRKSLALLLYFFFLLVPIYWLLNMSFKSNTEILGSLTLWPQSFTLDNYRVIFTDASWYSGYINSLYYVCLNTLISLLVALPAAYAFSRYRFLGDRHLFFWLLTNRMAPPAVFLLPFFQLYSSIGLFDTHIAVALAHCLFNVPLAVWILEGFMSGVPKEIDETAYIDGYSFPRFFVKIFIPLIGSGIGVTAFFCFMFSWVELLLARTLTSVNAKPIAAVMTRTVSASGIDWGVLAAAGVLTILPGMLVIWFVRNHVAKGFALGRV; translated from the coding sequence ATGAGCACACGCAAATCGCTGGCCCTGCTGCTGTACTTCTTCTTCCTGCTGGTGCCGATCTACTGGCTGCTGAACATGTCGTTCAAGAGCAATACCGAGATCCTCGGTAGCCTGACCCTGTGGCCGCAGTCATTCACCCTCGACAACTACCGGGTGATCTTCACCGATGCCAGCTGGTACAGCGGTTATATCAACTCGCTGTACTACGTGTGCCTGAATACGCTGATTTCGCTGCTGGTGGCGTTGCCGGCGGCGTATGCCTTCTCGCGCTACCGCTTCCTCGGCGACCGGCACCTGTTCTTCTGGCTGCTGACCAACCGCATGGCGCCGCCGGCGGTGTTTCTCCTGCCGTTCTTCCAGCTGTATTCGTCGATCGGCCTGTTCGACACCCATATCGCCGTGGCCCTGGCTCACTGCCTGTTCAACGTGCCGCTGGCGGTGTGGATCCTGGAGGGCTTCATGTCGGGTGTGCCGAAGGAAATCGACGAAACGGCCTACATCGACGGGTACAGCTTCCCGCGCTTCTTTGTGAAGATCTTCATTCCATTGATCGGCTCCGGCATCGGCGTCACGGCGTTCTTCTGCTTCATGTTCTCCTGGGTCGAACTGCTGCTGGCGCGCACGCTGACCTCGGTGAATGCCAAGCCGATCGCCGCGGTGATGACCCGTACCGTGTCGGCATCCGGTATCGACTGGGGTGTGCTGGCAGCGGCAGGCGTTCTGACCATCCTGCCCGGCATGCTGGTGATCTGGTTCGTGCGCAACCATGTGGCCAAGGGTTTTGCCCTGGGCCGGGTCTGA
- the folD gene encoding bifunctional methylenetetrahydrofolate dehydrogenase/methenyltetrahydrofolate cyclohydrolase FolD — MTAHLIDGKAIAASLRQQIAQRVVERRQQGLRTPGLAVILVGTDPASQVYVSHKRKDCEEVGFISQAFDLPSDTTQQALTELIDRLNDDPAVDGILLQLPLPAHLDASLLLERIRPDKDVDGFHPYNIGRLAQRIPLLRPCTPKGIMTLLESTGQDLYGMNAVIVGASNIVGRPMAMELLLAGCTVTVCHRFTKDLAGHVGRADLVVVAAGKPGLVKGEWIKEGAIVIDVGINRQEDGKLVGDVVYETALPRAGWITPVPGGVGPMTRACLLENTLYAAEELHK; from the coding sequence ATGACTGCACACCTAATCGATGGCAAGGCGATCGCCGCCAGCCTGCGCCAGCAGATCGCTCAACGTGTCGTGGAGCGTCGCCAGCAAGGCCTGCGTACACCCGGCCTGGCAGTGATCCTGGTCGGCACCGACCCCGCCTCCCAAGTCTATGTCTCGCACAAGCGCAAGGACTGCGAAGAGGTCGGTTTCATTTCGCAGGCGTTCGACCTGCCCAGCGACACCACGCAGCAGGCCCTGACCGAGCTGATCGACCGCCTCAATGACGACCCGGCCGTCGATGGCATCCTCCTGCAACTGCCGCTGCCGGCGCACTTGGACGCCTCGCTGCTGCTCGAGCGCATTCGCCCGGACAAGGACGTGGACGGTTTCCACCCGTACAACATCGGCCGCCTGGCCCAGCGCATCCCGCTGCTGCGCCCGTGCACGCCGAAGGGCATCATGACCTTGCTGGAAAGCACCGGCCAGGACCTGTACGGCATGAACGCGGTCATCGTCGGCGCATCCAACATCGTGGGCCGTCCGATGGCCATGGAACTGCTGCTGGCCGGCTGCACCGTGACCGTCTGCCACCGCTTCACCAAGGACCTGGCCGGCCATGTCGGGCGTGCCGACCTGGTGGTCGTGGCTGCCGGCAAGCCGGGCCTGGTCAAGGGCGAATGGATCAAGGAAGGTGCCATTGTCATCGACGTCGGTATCAACCGCCAGGAAGACGGCAAGCTGGTCGGTGATGTGGTCTACGAGACCGCGCTGCCGCGCGCTGGCTGGATCACCCCGGTGCCGGGTGGCGTCGGGCCGATGACCCGGGCGTGCCTGCTGGAAAACACGCTCTATGCAGCGGAAGAGTTGCACAAGTAA
- a CDS encoding ABC transporter ATP-binding protein: MSLVLEQVSRSVDNQAWIVDASLRFEPGSFNVLLGRTLAGKTSLMRLMAGLDRPDRGRVLMDGQDVTGVPVRQRNVSMVYQQFINYPTLSVYENIASPLRQARMAEPEIRRRVQETAEMLRIEAYLQRLPLELSGGQQQRTAMARALVKDASLILFDEPLVNLDYKLREGLRQELRELFAARHCIAVYATTEPNEALALGGTTTLVHEGRIVQSGPTTEVYQRPDSVLAAELFSEPPINLVPGRISGNEVSLAQAVHFARNADLQPLAEGDYRFGVRPSHISLVPAHDDDLELAVLVELAEISGSETFLHVRNDHWRMTLHLPGVHEYQVDTPIRVFIPTHKLFVFHSTGALVQAPGLRQARRG, from the coding sequence ATGTCCCTGGTGCTGGAACAGGTCAGCCGTAGCGTCGATAACCAGGCCTGGATCGTCGATGCCTCGCTGCGCTTCGAACCCGGCTCGTTCAACGTCCTGCTGGGCCGCACCCTGGCCGGCAAGACCAGCCTGATGCGCCTGATGGCCGGGCTCGACCGCCCGGACCGTGGGCGGGTGCTGATGGATGGCCAGGACGTGACCGGCGTGCCGGTGCGCCAGCGCAATGTGTCGATGGTGTATCAGCAGTTCATCAACTACCCCACCCTCAGCGTGTACGAGAACATCGCCTCGCCGCTGCGCCAGGCGCGCATGGCCGAACCGGAGATCCGCCGGCGGGTGCAGGAAACCGCCGAGATGCTGCGCATCGAAGCCTACCTGCAACGCCTGCCGCTGGAGCTGTCGGGTGGCCAGCAGCAACGCACGGCGATGGCTCGGGCGCTGGTCAAGGATGCCTCGCTGATCCTGTTCGACGAGCCGCTGGTCAACCTCGATTACAAGCTGCGCGAGGGCCTGCGCCAGGAGCTGCGCGAGCTGTTCGCGGCGCGCCACTGCATTGCCGTGTATGCCACCACCGAGCCCAACGAAGCGTTGGCGCTGGGCGGCACCACGACGCTCGTGCACGAAGGCCGGATCGTCCAGAGTGGCCCTACCACCGAGGTTTACCAGCGCCCCGACAGCGTGCTGGCCGCCGAGCTGTTTTCCGAACCGCCGATCAACCTGGTGCCCGGTCGTATCAGTGGCAACGAGGTGAGCCTGGCCCAGGCCGTGCACTTTGCCCGCAATGCCGACCTGCAGCCGCTGGCCGAAGGCGATTACCGCTTTGGCGTGCGGCCCAGCCACATCAGCCTGGTGCCGGCCCACGACGATGACCTGGAGCTGGCCGTGCTGGTCGAGCTTGCCGAGATCAGTGGCTCGGAGACTTTCCTGCATGTGCGCAACGACCACTGGCGCATGACCCTGCATTTGCCAGGGGTACACGAGTACCAGGTGGACACGCCGATCCGCGTGTTCATTCCCACCCACAAGCTGTTCGTGTTCCACAGTACCGGGGCGCTGGTGCAGGCCCCCGGGCTGCGCCAGGCAAGGAGAGGGTGA